A window of the Tessaracoccus sp. MC1865 genome harbors these coding sequences:
- a CDS encoding ABC transporter permease, producing the protein MTTDERRRARRLAHLGLWSAYPARTRPTAGRWIPATIALILAVGVWWAVTGAGLIEPLYLPGPGDVVARMVSQAQLGIAWRYLSPTLSAALLGVAFAVLVAIPLGIVITHSRLLAAVMEPVVAITQTVPLVATAPLLVLWIGYGTIPIAVLCAIVAFFPMVTTTIVGFRSLDMRVVENALLDGASAWQRLIHIEGPMAAPSVLAGVRGGVVLAMTGAVVGELVMGGAGLGTLLTLSREAADTAGVFAVVAWISLSAMALYAFVQLLERAAVARLQGETT; encoded by the coding sequence ATGACCACCGATGAGCGACGTAGGGCGCGCAGGCTTGCGCACCTCGGGCTCTGGTCCGCCTACCCCGCACGCACCAGGCCCACCGCCGGCCGCTGGATCCCTGCCACCATTGCGCTCATCCTCGCGGTGGGCGTGTGGTGGGCGGTGACCGGCGCCGGCCTGATCGAACCGCTCTACCTGCCCGGCCCTGGCGACGTCGTCGCCCGCATGGTCTCGCAGGCGCAGCTGGGGATCGCGTGGCGCTATCTGTCGCCGACGCTGAGCGCGGCCCTCCTGGGTGTCGCCTTCGCCGTCCTTGTCGCGATCCCCCTGGGAATCGTCATCACCCATTCCCGGCTGCTCGCAGCGGTGATGGAGCCCGTCGTCGCCATCACGCAGACAGTGCCGCTAGTAGCGACGGCGCCGCTGCTGGTGCTCTGGATCGGCTACGGGACCATCCCGATTGCGGTGCTCTGTGCGATCGTCGCCTTCTTCCCCATGGTGACCACCACCATCGTCGGATTCCGGTCCCTCGACATGCGTGTGGTGGAGAACGCCCTTCTCGACGGTGCCAGCGCCTGGCAACGCCTGATCCACATCGAGGGGCCCATGGCGGCCCCGTCGGTGCTGGCCGGCGTGCGCGGCGGTGTGGTGCTCGCGATGACCGGTGCGGTCGTCGGCGAACTCGTCATGGGCGGCGCCGGTCTGGGCACCCTGCTCACGTTGTCCCGCGAGGCTGCAGACACCGCCGGCGTCTTCGCCGTGGTCGCCTGGATCAGCCTCTCAGCCATGGCCCTGTACGCGTTCGTCCAGCTTCTGGAGCGAGCGGCAGTGGCGCGCCTACAAGGAGAAACAACATGA
- a CDS encoding aldo/keto reductase, which produces MSPDVSASHHPIRTLQVAGRSVPVLGQGTWHMGDESSRREREIAALRTGLDLGMTLIDTAEMYGSGRSEQLVGEAIKGRRDEVFLVSKVLPGNASHDGTLAACEQSLRRLGTDHLDLYLLHWEGSYPLEETFGAFEELRAQGKIGAWGVSNFDRTLMAEAAVAARSAAGAAGSRPQDRPATNQVLFNLQRRWPEGGLLEELRASHIPLMAYSPIEQGALAAGGRRGAALTTVARRHGATEAQIALAWVISQPGVFAIPKAGSTAHVRENAAAVSIQLTAEDHAELDAAFPKPGDDAPLELI; this is translated from the coding sequence ATGAGCCCCGATGTCTCCGCGTCACACCATCCGATCCGCACCCTTCAGGTCGCCGGGCGAAGCGTCCCGGTGCTGGGCCAGGGCACGTGGCACATGGGCGACGAGTCGTCGCGCAGGGAGCGCGAGATCGCAGCGTTGCGCACCGGCCTGGACCTCGGCATGACGCTCATCGACACGGCGGAGATGTACGGCTCGGGCCGGTCCGAACAGTTGGTGGGTGAAGCTATCAAGGGCCGCCGCGACGAGGTGTTCCTGGTGTCCAAGGTGCTGCCCGGCAACGCCAGTCACGACGGCACGCTCGCCGCCTGCGAGCAGAGTCTGCGCCGTCTGGGCACCGATCACCTCGACCTCTACCTCCTGCACTGGGAGGGTTCGTACCCGCTGGAGGAGACCTTCGGGGCCTTCGAGGAACTGCGCGCGCAGGGCAAGATCGGCGCCTGGGGAGTGTCGAACTTCGACCGCACGCTCATGGCCGAAGCTGCGGTGGCGGCCCGCTCCGCAGCCGGGGCCGCGGGCAGCCGGCCTCAGGACCGGCCGGCGACCAACCAGGTGCTGTTCAACCTGCAGCGCCGTTGGCCCGAAGGCGGGCTGCTGGAGGAACTCCGCGCGTCGCACATCCCGCTGATGGCCTACTCACCGATCGAGCAGGGCGCCCTGGCCGCAGGAGGCAGGCGCGGGGCCGCGCTCACCACCGTCGCCCGTCGCCACGGCGCCACGGAGGCCCAGATCGCGCTGGCGTGGGTCATCTCGCAGCCGGGCGTGTTCGCCATCCCGAAGGCCGGATCAACGGCCCACGTGCGGGAGAACGCCGCAGCCGTCAGCATCCAACTCACCGCTGAGGATCACGCCGAGCTGGACGCGGCGTTCCCCAAGCCCGGCGATGATGCACCGCTCGAGTTGATCTGA
- a CDS encoding bifunctional [glutamine synthetase] adenylyltransferase/[glutamine synthetase]-adenylyl-L-tyrosine phosphorylase, whose amino-acid sequence MGRYQSPMGEFARRGFDSASGAARVWERWTDRLGGEPPVDLALFEPVADRDLALDSLERLEAASPEVFREIASDEAWLRRLLLVMGGSSVLAHTLVRHPAEARILAVEPVHRGLSGWRAFFDARIHLDDGVATGSADQLRLANRAALIEIAARDLSAPQPDALVHEIAAELSHVADVVLDMSLAFARAEVPGWRQARVAVLAMGKTGAQELNYISDVDVIYVAEPAEGATADEAVAVAGKLAAAQARICSSHTSEGSIWQLDAALRPEGKAGPLVRTLASYRAYYAKWAKNWEFQAMLKARPAAGDLDLGREFVDAVWPLVWQAGERPEFLPEVRAMRERVISLIPAKQEDREIKLGSGGLRDTEFSVQLLQLVHGRADERIRTRGTFDGLMALIGNGYIGRADGAEMARAYRFQRVLEHRIQLRRLRRTHLMPDDELALSHVARSMGSSAEDLQKRWRDSARRVRQLQQRLFFSPLLDVVSQVRTDELQLSTEAAKTRMRALGFADPQAGLGHIRALTTGRDRGTEIQRQLLPAMLQWFADGPNPDFGLLAFRQLSESLGKTSWYLRALRDEGYMAQRLARVASSSRYVVDLLKRAPEHIKMLASTDDLRPRSVDELTASLTRAANRYDDPDQSVASVRALRRAELCRIALSDVLGHADLAAVGGALSDLASATVEAGLQLARRTIDAPPVGVIALGRWGGYEVSYSSDADCMFVVPDGTEGEELTRATDLVRRAAEIIGKPGPDPALVIDTDLRPEGKGGPQVRTVSSYLTYYTKWASTWEAQMLLRARHGAGERALSEAVLTGIDWFRYPDGGLTRAQISEIRKLKSRMENERIPKGVPRDRHLKLGPGGLSDVEWTVQLLQLQHGHEHAVLRTTSTMDALAALAALEIMPESQAVRLQEAWHRASMLRDAIMLVRGRASDALPSDTRELAAIALLLGYRAGEASRLVEDTRRLLRRAADAVDAIFWAA is encoded by the coding sequence ATGGGTAGATACCAGTCGCCGATGGGGGAGTTCGCCCGTCGCGGGTTTGATTCCGCGAGCGGTGCCGCCCGCGTCTGGGAGCGCTGGACGGACAGGCTCGGCGGTGAGCCCCCGGTCGATCTGGCGCTGTTCGAACCCGTGGCAGACCGGGACCTCGCGCTCGATTCGCTCGAGCGGCTCGAGGCCGCGTCGCCGGAGGTTTTCCGCGAGATCGCGTCGGACGAGGCGTGGCTCCGACGGCTGCTGCTCGTCATGGGCGGATCCAGCGTGCTGGCCCACACGCTCGTGAGGCACCCGGCCGAGGCGCGCATCCTCGCCGTCGAACCCGTGCACCGTGGGTTGTCCGGGTGGCGCGCCTTCTTCGACGCCCGGATCCACCTGGACGACGGGGTGGCCACAGGCAGCGCCGACCAGCTCCGGCTGGCCAACCGCGCCGCGCTGATCGAAATCGCCGCGCGCGATCTCTCCGCTCCGCAGCCGGACGCCCTGGTCCATGAGATCGCAGCAGAGCTGTCGCACGTCGCGGACGTGGTGCTGGACATGTCGCTGGCCTTCGCCCGCGCGGAGGTGCCAGGCTGGCGGCAGGCCCGCGTCGCCGTGCTGGCCATGGGCAAGACGGGCGCACAGGAACTCAACTACATCTCCGACGTCGACGTGATCTATGTGGCCGAACCGGCGGAGGGCGCAACGGCCGACGAAGCGGTCGCCGTCGCCGGTAAGCTCGCCGCCGCGCAGGCCCGGATCTGTTCCTCGCACACCTCCGAGGGCAGCATCTGGCAGCTCGACGCGGCGCTGCGTCCTGAGGGGAAAGCCGGCCCCCTCGTCAGGACGCTGGCCAGCTACCGCGCCTACTACGCGAAATGGGCCAAGAACTGGGAGTTCCAGGCCATGCTCAAGGCCCGCCCCGCAGCGGGCGACCTCGACCTGGGCCGGGAGTTCGTCGACGCCGTGTGGCCCCTGGTCTGGCAGGCGGGGGAGCGGCCCGAGTTCCTGCCGGAGGTGCGCGCCATGCGGGAGCGGGTGATCTCCCTGATCCCCGCTAAGCAGGAGGACCGCGAGATCAAGCTCGGCTCCGGCGGTCTGCGCGACACCGAGTTCTCCGTCCAGCTGCTGCAGTTGGTGCACGGCCGCGCCGATGAGCGGATCCGCACCCGCGGCACGTTCGACGGGCTCATGGCACTGATCGGCAACGGCTACATCGGCAGGGCCGACGGCGCCGAGATGGCGCGCGCCTACCGGTTCCAGCGGGTCCTGGAGCACCGCATCCAACTGCGCCGCCTCCGCAGGACCCACCTCATGCCGGACGACGAGCTGGCCCTCAGCCATGTCGCCCGCTCGATGGGCTCCTCGGCCGAGGACCTGCAGAAGCGGTGGCGCGATTCCGCGCGCCGGGTCCGGCAGCTGCAGCAGCGACTGTTCTTCTCGCCTCTGCTCGATGTCGTCAGCCAGGTGCGCACGGACGAGTTGCAACTGAGCACCGAAGCCGCCAAGACCCGGATGCGGGCCCTCGGCTTCGCCGACCCGCAGGCCGGCCTGGGCCACATCCGCGCGTTGACCACCGGCCGCGACCGCGGCACCGAGATCCAGCGCCAGCTCCTCCCCGCCATGCTGCAGTGGTTCGCCGACGGGCCCAACCCCGACTTCGGGCTCCTCGCGTTCCGCCAGCTGTCGGAGTCGCTCGGCAAGACCTCCTGGTACCTGCGGGCACTGCGCGACGAGGGCTACATGGCCCAACGCCTGGCCAGGGTCGCGTCGTCGAGCCGCTACGTGGTCGACCTCCTGAAGCGCGCGCCCGAGCACATCAAGATGCTCGCCAGCACCGACGACCTGCGGCCACGCTCGGTCGACGAGCTCACCGCCTCCCTCACCCGGGCCGCCAACCGCTACGACGACCCGGACCAGTCGGTCGCCTCTGTCAGGGCGCTGCGCCGCGCCGAGCTGTGCCGCATCGCGCTGAGCGACGTGCTGGGGCACGCCGACCTCGCCGCGGTGGGCGGCGCGCTGAGCGACCTCGCGTCCGCCACCGTCGAGGCCGGACTGCAGTTGGCGCGCCGCACCATCGACGCCCCGCCGGTGGGCGTCATCGCGCTCGGGCGGTGGGGCGGCTATGAGGTGAGCTACTCCTCCGACGCCGACTGCATGTTCGTCGTTCCCGACGGCACGGAGGGCGAGGAGCTCACGAGGGCGACCGACCTGGTCCGGCGCGCCGCCGAGATCATCGGCAAACCGGGCCCGGATCCTGCGCTGGTGATCGACACCGACCTCCGCCCCGAGGGCAAGGGCGGCCCCCAGGTGCGCACGGTGTCGTCGTACCTGACCTATTACACGAAGTGGGCCTCCACCTGGGAGGCCCAGATGCTGCTGCGCGCCCGCCATGGTGCGGGGGAGCGGGCGCTCTCGGAGGCGGTGCTCACCGGGATCGACTGGTTCCGGTACCCCGACGGCGGCCTGACCCGCGCGCAGATCTCTGAGATCCGCAAGCTGAAGTCGCGGATGGAGAACGAGCGCATCCCCAAGGGCGTGCCGCGCGACCGGCACCTCAAGCTCGGGCCCGGCGGCCTGTCGGATGTCGAGTGGACGGTGCAGTTGCTGCAACTGCAGCACGGCCACGAGCATGCGGTGCTGCGCACCACGTCCACCATGGACGCCCTGGCGGCGCTGGCCGCGTTGGAGATCATGCCGGAGAGCCAGGCGGTCCGGCTGCAGGAGGCCTGGCACCGGGCCAGCATGCTGCGCGACGCCATCATGCTGGTGCGTGGTCGGGCCAGCGACGCGTTGCCCTCGGACACGCGCGAACTGGCGGCCATCGCCCTGCTGCTCGGCTACCGGGCAGGTGAGGCGTCCAGACTGGTGGAGGACACCCGTCGGTTGTTGCGACGAGCGGCAGACGCCGTCGACGCCATTTTCTGGGCCGCCTGA
- a CDS encoding catalase → MTQFSGEYQPTGPSTRLNGAPAESDAHSLTVGNDGPIVLHDVHLVEQLAHFNRERVAERSPHAKGSGAFGTFTVTQDVTKYTKAAPFQPGAETRMLTRFSTVAGEQGSPDTWRDVRGFSVRFYSTAGNLDIVGNNTPVFFVKDPLKFPNFIRSQKRHPATGLRNTNMQWDFWTNSPETAHQVTYLMGDRGLPATWRHMHGFSSHTYMWVNAQGEKFWVKYHWRSNQGEKNLTNAEAQRLAGENADFHRADLFDAIGRGEFPSWTLHMQVMPYEEAKTYRFNPFDLTKIWSHKDYPLIEVGVMELNENPVNFYAQIEQAAFSPSNFIPGTGISPDKMLTARVFAYPDAQRARIGSNFHQLPVNQPITQTNNFAEQGHMQYLHTGAAPVHTFNSYGRAYSDAEVVDEAGWEADGSLVRAAISRHAEDDDFGQAGTLVREVYDDAQRERFVETVAGGLSQCEQQVQERGFWYWKQVDENIGQRIENKVRGLSTIEDEDSVA, encoded by the coding sequence ATGACCCAGTTCTCCGGCGAGTACCAGCCCACCGGCCCTTCGACCCGCTTGAACGGCGCCCCCGCAGAGTCGGATGCCCACTCCCTGACCGTCGGCAACGACGGCCCGATCGTCCTGCACGACGTCCACCTGGTCGAGCAGCTCGCCCACTTCAACCGCGAGCGGGTGGCGGAGCGCAGCCCCCACGCCAAGGGCTCGGGCGCCTTCGGCACCTTCACGGTCACCCAGGACGTCACGAAGTACACCAAGGCGGCCCCGTTCCAGCCCGGCGCCGAGACCCGCATGCTGACGCGCTTCTCCACCGTCGCCGGCGAGCAGGGCTCCCCCGACACCTGGCGCGACGTGCGTGGCTTCTCCGTGCGCTTCTACTCCACCGCCGGCAACCTCGACATCGTGGGCAACAACACGCCGGTGTTCTTCGTCAAGGATCCGCTGAAGTTCCCCAACTTCATCCGTTCGCAGAAGCGCCACCCCGCCACCGGCCTGCGCAACACGAACATGCAGTGGGACTTCTGGACCAACTCGCCGGAGACCGCCCACCAGGTCACCTACCTCATGGGCGACCGGGGCCTGCCGGCCACCTGGCGCCACATGCACGGTTTTTCGTCCCACACCTACATGTGGGTCAACGCCCAGGGCGAGAAGTTCTGGGTGAAGTACCACTGGCGCAGCAACCAGGGTGAGAAGAACCTCACCAACGCCGAGGCCCAGCGGCTGGCCGGCGAAAACGCCGACTTCCACCGCGCCGACCTGTTCGACGCCATCGGGCGCGGCGAGTTCCCGTCGTGGACGCTGCACATGCAGGTCATGCCGTACGAGGAGGCGAAGACCTACCGCTTCAACCCGTTCGACCTCACCAAGATCTGGTCCCACAAGGACTACCCGCTGATCGAGGTCGGCGTCATGGAACTCAACGAGAACCCGGTCAACTTCTACGCGCAGATCGAGCAGGCAGCGTTCTCGCCGTCGAACTTCATCCCGGGCACCGGCATCTCGCCGGACAAGATGCTCACCGCCCGCGTGTTCGCCTACCCGGACGCCCAGCGCGCCCGCATCGGCTCGAACTTCCACCAGCTCCCGGTGAACCAGCCCATCACGCAGACGAACAACTTCGCCGAGCAGGGCCACATGCAGTACCTGCACACGGGCGCGGCCCCGGTCCACACCTTCAACAGCTACGGGCGTGCGTACTCGGACGCCGAGGTTGTGGATGAGGCGGGCTGGGAGGCTGACGGCTCGCTCGTGCGTGCCGCCATCAGCCGGCACGCCGAGGACGACGACTTCGGTCAGGCGGGCACGCTGGTCCGCGAGGTCTACGACGACGCCCAGCGTGAGCGCTTCGTGGAGACCGTCGCCGGCGGCCTCTCCCAGTGCGAGCAGCAGGTCCAGGAGCGCGGCTTCTGGTACTGGAAGCAGGTCGACGAGAACATCGGCCAGCGCATCGAGAACAAGGTCCGCGGCCTCTCCACCATCGAGGACGAGGATTCAGTTGCCTGA
- a CDS encoding glutamine synthetase family protein produces MEERGIRFVRLWFTDVLGSLKSVAIAPAEVEGAIAEGVGFDGSAIEGFARVYESDMVAHPDASTYQVLPWRQAGRSTARMFCDIKLPDGSPSFADPRFVLKRALGKAADLGYTFYIHPEIEFFLLRSLNPLVPLDQGGYFDHTTLGDGTDFRRDVITILEQMGISVEFSHHEAAPGQHEIDLRYADALTMADNIMTFRVVVREVAVSQDIHATFMPKPFSEHPGSGMHTHMSLFEGDTNVFYDAADQYNLSKTAKQFIAGLLHHAPEITAVTNQWVNSYKRLVGGGEAPSYACWGRANRSALVRVPQFTPGKTSSARIEYRAIDSAVNPYLAYAVMLNAGLKGIEGEYQLPEETEDEVWRLSDRERKAIGIQELPRNLDEAIRIMDESELVAETLGEHVYEYFMRNKRKEFAAYRQQVTPWELDRHIRVM; encoded by the coding sequence ATGGAGGAGCGCGGGATCCGGTTCGTCAGGCTGTGGTTCACCGATGTGCTCGGCTCACTGAAATCTGTGGCGATCGCTCCGGCTGAGGTCGAGGGCGCCATCGCGGAGGGCGTCGGTTTCGACGGCTCCGCGATCGAAGGCTTCGCCCGGGTCTACGAGTCCGACATGGTGGCGCACCCGGACGCGTCGACGTATCAGGTGCTGCCGTGGCGGCAGGCCGGCCGCTCGACGGCGCGGATGTTCTGCGACATCAAACTGCCCGACGGCTCACCGAGCTTCGCGGACCCCCGTTTCGTGCTGAAGCGCGCCCTCGGCAAGGCGGCCGATCTCGGCTACACCTTCTACATCCACCCCGAGATCGAGTTCTTCCTGCTGCGCTCGCTCAACCCCCTCGTCCCGCTGGACCAGGGCGGCTACTTCGACCACACCACGCTGGGCGACGGCACCGACTTCCGCCGCGACGTCATCACCATCCTCGAACAGATGGGCATCTCCGTCGAGTTCAGCCACCACGAGGCTGCCCCGGGGCAGCACGAGATCGACCTGCGCTACGCCGACGCCCTCACCATGGCCGACAACATCATGACGTTCCGCGTCGTGGTGCGGGAGGTGGCCGTCAGCCAGGACATCCACGCAACGTTCATGCCCAAGCCGTTCTCCGAGCACCCGGGCTCCGGCATGCACACGCACATGTCGCTGTTCGAGGGCGACACCAACGTCTTCTACGACGCGGCGGACCAGTACAACCTCTCCAAGACGGCCAAGCAGTTCATCGCCGGCCTGCTGCACCACGCGCCGGAGATCACCGCCGTCACCAACCAGTGGGTCAACTCCTACAAGCGCCTCGTCGGTGGGGGAGAAGCCCCGTCGTACGCGTGCTGGGGACGCGCCAACCGCTCGGCCCTCGTGAGGGTTCCCCAGTTCACGCCGGGGAAGACTTCCTCCGCGCGCATCGAGTACCGCGCCATCGACTCGGCGGTCAACCCGTACCTCGCCTACGCCGTGATGCTCAACGCGGGCCTCAAGGGGATCGAGGGCGAATACCAGCTGCCCGAGGAGACCGAGGACGAGGTGTGGCGCCTCTCGGACCGCGAGCGCAAGGCGATCGGCATCCAGGAACTGCCCCGCAACCTCGACGAGGCCATCCGCATCATGGACGAGAGCGAACTCGTGGCCGAGACACTCGGCGAGCACGTCTACGAGTACTTCATGCGCAACAAGCGCAAGGAATTCGCGGCCTACCGCCAGCAGGTCACGCCCTGGGAACTGGACCGCCACATCCGCGTGATGTGA
- a CDS encoding DUF2510 domain-containing protein — protein sequence MAQPGWYADPTAPDGRRYWDGQRWVDPTPPRRGRAGWVWLSVALVVVAALVAALLIFPSRANPFAPTPEDTRTARPTGKQWNERVPSETPTPTEVESQFGESIDCPSSGDWPRSELTDGRLEGGGLSVEAPQGEKWRMSPAHIDWMYDGNSMLREIVFGWISNVNVGYIKVSDGFSANPRAAAEQFVNCMASSGMFLGFTRRTVLWNEEWDVSGRPAWRLTSNVYVGDWSHEGIEGDTVDIIIVPTDDKDRLAVYVCCVTIGHEENISEVEPVLESLAYEG from the coding sequence ATGGCTCAGCCCGGTTGGTATGCGGATCCCACGGCGCCCGATGGGCGCCGTTACTGGGATGGTCAGCGATGGGTGGACCCCACGCCGCCGCGCAGGGGCCGCGCGGGCTGGGTGTGGCTGTCGGTCGCCCTGGTCGTGGTCGCAGCCCTGGTGGCCGCGCTCCTCATCTTCCCCAGCCGGGCCAACCCCTTCGCCCCCACCCCCGAGGACACCCGCACGGCTCGCCCCACCGGCAAACAGTGGAACGAACGGGTCCCGTCGGAGACGCCCACTCCCACCGAGGTCGAGTCGCAGTTCGGCGAGTCCATCGACTGCCCCTCCAGTGGGGACTGGCCGCGCAGCGAACTGACGGACGGGCGCCTCGAAGGTGGCGGGCTGAGCGTCGAAGCACCCCAGGGCGAGAAGTGGCGGATGAGCCCCGCCCACATCGACTGGATGTACGACGGCAACTCAATGCTGCGCGAGATCGTCTTCGGCTGGATCAGCAACGTCAACGTCGGCTACATCAAGGTCTCGGACGGTTTCTCGGCCAATCCCCGCGCCGCGGCCGAGCAGTTCGTCAACTGCATGGCGTCGTCGGGCATGTTCCTCGGCTTCACCAGGCGCACCGTCCTGTGGAACGAGGAGTGGGACGTCTCCGGCAGGCCGGCGTGGCGGCTCACGTCGAACGTCTACGTCGGCGACTGGAGCCACGAAGGCATCGAGGGCGACACCGTCGACATCATCATCGTGCCCACCGACGACAAGGACCGGTTGGCGGTGTACGTCTGTTGCGTGACCATCGGACACGAGGAGAACATCAGCGAGGTCGAGCCGGTGTTGGAGTCGCTTGCGTACGAGGGCTGA
- a CDS encoding sterol carrier family protein has translation MFKPTPKVVAALRERLDDEGLTALEVELRLRRPDLTRVLLRAASDPAPLGRDLLAAVCRAGCALLGERHPGATIEVRVPPFAAVQIGFETGPRHTRGTPPNVVEMSGETFAALATGRQPWAEADLRASGVHAHEASAAFPLC, from the coding sequence ATGTTCAAACCCACCCCGAAGGTCGTCGCCGCGCTGCGTGAGCGCCTCGACGACGAGGGCCTGACCGCGCTCGAGGTGGAGCTCAGGTTGCGCCGCCCGGATCTCACGCGGGTGCTGCTGCGCGCCGCCTCCGATCCGGCCCCGCTGGGCCGAGACCTCCTGGCCGCCGTCTGCCGCGCGGGATGTGCCCTGTTGGGCGAGCGGCATCCGGGTGCCACCATCGAGGTGCGGGTGCCGCCGTTCGCGGCGGTGCAGATCGGCTTCGAGACCGGGCCGAGGCATACCCGCGGCACTCCGCCGAACGTGGTGGAGATGAGCGGCGAGACATTCGCGGCCCTGGCCACCGGACGCCAGCCCTGGGCAGAGGCCGACCTGCGGGCCTCGGGCGTCCATGCCCATGAGGCCTCAGCGGCCTTCCCCCTCTGCTGA
- a CDS encoding ABC transporter substrate-binding protein, with product MISRRSMLLGGLAVGAGATLTACGSRQPEAVGDGKLTVGLTYIPNVQFSAFYLGVREGVFKKHGLDVTLRHHGQQEDLWGAVLGGKEDIVFASADEAMVANAGGNDLRTFATSYQTYPLRVMGGDPATLGADPGLDVLNGATLGIPGHFGSSYYAALCAIHRAGLTENEVTLVDIGFTTLSALAAKQVDFAMGFINNEGVQLENQNIASVSIPIFEPGEALLVGPSLIAPGTKVSEDILRAVALGMKEAEEAVVADPQAALDATAEHVPAMAEPEQRATAEKVLAATAELWKRDGQVSVAVDTAAFGRMAEFFAQAGVIEAAPAEAYLDVL from the coding sequence ATGATCAGTCGACGCAGCATGCTGCTGGGTGGCCTCGCCGTGGGAGCGGGGGCCACCCTCACCGCCTGTGGCAGCAGGCAACCGGAGGCGGTGGGGGACGGGAAGCTCACCGTCGGGCTCACCTACATCCCGAACGTGCAGTTCAGCGCGTTCTACCTCGGCGTGAGGGAGGGTGTATTCAAGAAGCACGGCCTGGACGTGACGCTGCGCCACCACGGCCAGCAGGAAGACCTCTGGGGTGCCGTGCTGGGCGGCAAGGAGGACATCGTCTTCGCGTCCGCCGATGAGGCGATGGTGGCCAACGCCGGCGGCAACGACCTGCGGACCTTCGCCACCTCGTACCAGACCTACCCGCTGCGGGTGATGGGCGGCGACCCCGCCACGCTCGGGGCCGACCCGGGCCTGGACGTACTGAACGGGGCCACGCTGGGCATCCCGGGTCACTTCGGCTCCAGCTACTACGCGGCGCTCTGCGCGATCCACCGGGCCGGCCTCACGGAGAACGAGGTCACGCTCGTCGACATCGGCTTCACGACGCTCTCTGCGCTGGCCGCCAAGCAGGTGGACTTCGCCATGGGTTTCATCAACAACGAGGGCGTCCAACTGGAGAACCAGAACATCGCGTCGGTCTCCATCCCCATCTTCGAACCCGGCGAGGCGCTGCTGGTCGGGCCCAGCCTGATCGCGCCCGGCACGAAGGTGTCCGAGGACATCCTGCGTGCCGTGGCGCTCGGCATGAAGGAGGCCGAAGAGGCCGTCGTGGCAGACCCGCAGGCCGCACTGGATGCCACCGCGGAGCACGTCCCGGCGATGGCTGAGCCGGAGCAGCGGGCCACCGCCGAGAAGGTGCTGGCCGCCACCGCCGAGTTGTGGAAGCGTGACGGTCAGGTCAGCGTCGCCGTCGACACCGCGGCCTTCGGCCGGATGGCCGAGTTCTTCGCCCAGGCCGGCGTGATCGAGGCGGCTCCGGCCGAGGCGTACCTCGACGTCCTCTGA
- a CDS encoding NAD(P)-dependent oxidoreductase, producing the protein MRTIAEEARAAGARLAVVGGAASLEVAPGGPRLVDTDGFPDWLKPEATEMAGLLEDLRGSDESLDWFFLSPAGGFGAFAPGERLGSFRLGGDVLLTDDEGNSFISGEDYAQAFVDEIERPAHRRQRFTVAY; encoded by the coding sequence ATGCGGACGATCGCCGAGGAGGCCCGGGCAGCGGGCGCCCGGCTGGCCGTCGTCGGTGGCGCCGCGTCGTTGGAGGTCGCCCCGGGTGGCCCCCGCCTCGTCGACACGGACGGCTTCCCGGACTGGCTCAAGCCGGAGGCCACCGAGATGGCCGGGCTGCTGGAGGACCTGCGAGGCAGCGACGAGTCGCTCGACTGGTTCTTCCTCAGCCCCGCCGGTGGCTTCGGTGCGTTCGCGCCGGGCGAGCGGCTGGGCAGTTTCCGCCTCGGCGGGGACGTGCTGCTGACCGATGACGAGGGCAATTCGTTCATTTCGGGCGAGGACTACGCACAGGCCTTCGTCGACGAGATCGAGCGCCCGGCGCACCGTCGCCAGCGGTTCACGGTCGCCTACTGA